The DNA window gaagaatcaaTTGAATTTCGCTGACTAGGAGATCAGCACTGCTCCGCCCAATGCCGCCAACTTCGCGACTCTGCGTGAGATTGAGGGCCGCCTCAAGTCCATCAAGAACATCCAGAAGatcaccaacaccatgaAGATCGTTGCGTCCACCCGTCTCACTCGTGCCCAGAAGGCCATGAACGAGTCCCGCGCATACGGTGAGACCTCGAACGCCGTATTCGAGAATGCCGAGACCAAGCcgctggacgagaagaagactcTGTTCGTGGTCGCCAGCTCCGACAAGGGTCTTTGCGGTGGTATCCACTCTAGTTTGAGCAAGGCTACTCGCCGCATGATCGAGACTACCCCGAATTCCGACATTGTCGTCCTCGGtgagaaggccaaggcgaagctcTCTTCGGTCGCCGCCGACAAGATCctcttgagcttctccaaTGTCTGCAAGGATATCCCCACTTTTGCCGATGCTCAGGCCATCGCCGACCAGATCTCTCTGCTGCCCGCCGAATACGCCAGCATCAAGATTGTCTACAACAAGTTCGTCAACGCCCAGACCTACGAGGCCTCCACCGTCGAGGCGTACTCCGAGGAGGCCATCACCGAGTCCCGTAGGTTTTCGTTACCGAGTATTTCAACCGCGCCAGGACTAATAGCTGTTTCTAGCCAACATCTCTGCTTTCGAgattgatgacgaggctCTGGCCAGCCTGCGCGAATACGCTCTTGCCAACAACCTGTTCTGggccatggccgagggcCACGCCTGCGAGATCTCTGTATGAACCGGTCCATCCATATTCTTGTGGCCGCTGCTAACCATGCTGATAGGCCCGTCGCAATGCCATGGAGAACGCTTCCAACAACGCTGGTGACATGATCAACCGGTATGTATTTCTCCTTGTGTGTTTTGGATCTCGATCTA is part of the Penicillium psychrofluorescens genome assembly, chromosome: 4 genome and encodes:
- a CDS encoding uncharacterized protein (ID:PFLUO_007174-T1.cds;~source:funannotate), whose translation is MFSRAVRPAVRAGSAAVTRTAPPNAANFATLREIEGRLKSIKNIQKITNTMKIVASTRLTRAQKAMNESRAYGETSNAVFENAETKPLDEKKTLFVVASSDKGLCGGIHSSLSKATRRMIETTPNSDIVVLGEKAKAKLSSVAADKILLSFSNVCKDIPTFADAQAIADQISLLPAEYASIKIVYNKFVNAQTYEASTVEAYSEEAITESPNISAFEIDDEALASLREYALANNLFWAMAEGHACEISARRNAMENASNNAGDMINRFQILYNRQRQATITGELVEIITGATASEDM